A genomic window from Neoarius graeffei isolate fNeoGra1 chromosome 5, fNeoGra1.pri, whole genome shotgun sequence includes:
- the ptp4a3b gene encoding protein tyrosine phosphatase type IVA 3, translating to MARMNRPAPVEVCYKNMRFLITHNPTNATLSSFIEDLKKYGATTVVRVCEVTYDKTPLEKDGITVMDWPFEDGAPPPTKIVDDWLSLLKNKFCEDPGSCVAVHCVAGLGRAPVLVALALIECGMKYEDAIQFIRQKRRGAINSKQLTYLEKYRPKQRLRFKDPHNHKNKCCLM from the exons ATGGCCAGGATGAACAGACCGGCCCCTGTTGAAGTCTGCTACAAAAACATGCGCTTTCTGATCACACACAATCCAACCAATGCCACTCTGAGCTCCTTCATAGAG GATCTGAAGAAGTACGGTGCAACTACAGTGGTGCGAGTGTGTGAAGTAACATATGACAAGACACCACTGGAGAAAGATGGCATCACAGTCATG GACTGGCCATTTGAGGATGGTGCTCCTCCTCCCACAAAAATTGTGGATGACTGGCTTTCGCTGCTAAAAAATAAATTCTGTGAGGACCCCGGCAGCTGTGTGGCTGTGCACTGTGTGGCAGGACTTGGACG AGCTCCAGTTCTGGTCGCCCTGGCGCTGATAGAGTGTGGAATGAAGTATGAAGATGCCATTCAGTTCATCAGACA AAAACGTCGGGGTGCCATCAACAGCAAGCAGCTGACCTATTTAGAGAAGTACAGGCCTAAGCAGAGACTGCGCTTTAAAGACCCACACAACCACAAGAACAAGTGCTGCCTCATGTGA